One window of the bacterium genome contains the following:
- the acpS gene encoding holo-ACP synthase, producing MGIGVDIIEIKRIEEMVAHWGDSFLNRIFTDRELGEWKSRGERMAFLAGRFATKEAFLKASGVKGVGWKEIEVLGIPMEKPVIWVRGKKEEDADVSISHTNELAISIVITM from the coding sequence ATGGGAATAGGAGTTGATATTATAGAGATTAAAAGAATTGAAGAGATGGTTGCACATTGGGGAGATAGTTTCCTCAACCGTATATTTACTGATAGAGAATTAGGGGAGTGGAAGTCGCGTGGCGAACGTATGGCTTTCCTTGCAGGTAGGTTTGCTACAAAAGAAGCATTCTTAAAAGCAAGTGGAGTAAAAGGGGTTGGCTGGAAAGAAATAGAAGTTTTAGGTATTCCAATGGAAAAACCAGTAATTTGGGTCAGAGGAAAGAAGGAAGAAGATGCAGATGTAAGCATCTCTCATACAAATGAACTCGCAATCTCAATTGTTATAACGATGTGA